In Campylobacter sp. VBCF_01 NA2, one DNA window encodes the following:
- a CDS encoding LptF/LptG family permease produces the protein MKLYAKYVSLVYLKYFFILFVALDFFYVGIDVLTNLKDFPQSANTGLLYVALTAGVAITYILPLSLIFALIIMIFNMIRSSELISFYALGVSKNALIIPPFLISLFITLGYIYLNTTPFAYALKFQKNLTDFTPVGPEMFLKYEGKYVYINGLHQNHADEMIAFDINASELQSRIWAKNGEYSAKEWKFKEGEKTQIPTNLSLGEAGLKRESIQNEAMLRGFNPSSIESVYDTSNVYSIKDAIRSIKTFANQGVNVNSIKANLYNMIFFPLFAPIMILILYYYFPITGRFFNLALMSFGFFIITLCAWGLFFVLIRFSLNGVILPELGIVVPILLLLVFAIWLVFKHR, from the coding sequence ATGAAGCTGTATGCCAAATATGTAAGCCTTGTTTATCTTAAATATTTTTTTATTTTATTTGTAGCTTTGGACTTTTTTTATGTGGGAATCGATGTCTTAACCAATCTCAAAGACTTCCCGCAAAGCGCCAATACAGGGCTTTTATATGTGGCGCTAACAGCTGGCGTGGCGATTACTTATATTTTGCCATTAAGCCTGATTTTTGCGCTAATTATAATGATTTTTAACATGATTCGAAGTAGCGAGCTTATCAGCTTTTACGCCCTTGGCGTGAGCAAAAACGCCCTGATAATCCCGCCGTTTTTGATATCGCTTTTTATCACGCTAGGATATATTTATCTAAATACCACCCCTTTTGCCTATGCTTTGAAATTTCAAAAGAATTTGACGGATTTTACCCCAGTAGGGCCTGAGATGTTTTTAAAATACGAGGGCAAATATGTCTATATCAACGGCCTTCACCAAAACCATGCCGATGAGATGATAGCATTTGATATCAACGCTAGCGAGTTGCAAAGCAGAATTTGGGCTAAAAACGGCGAATATAGTGCGAAAGAGTGGAAATTTAAAGAGGGCGAAAAAACCCAAATTCCTACAAATTTAAGCCTTGGCGAGGCTGGGTTGAAAAGGGAAAGTATCCAAAACGAAGCCATGCTAAGGGGCTTTAACCCAAGCTCGATCGAAAGCGTGTATGATACGAGCAATGTCTATTCGATCAAAGACGCGATTCGCTCTATCAAAACCTTCGCAAACCAAGGCGTCAATGTAAATTCAATCAAGGCAAATTTATACAATATGATATTTTTCCCGCTTTTTGCGCCGATTATGATTTTAATCCTTTATTATTATTTTCCGATTACTGGCAGGTTTTTTAACCTAGCTCTTATGAGTTTTGGGTTTTTTATCATTACGCTGTGTGCGTGGGGGCTGTTTTTCGTGCTGATTCGCTTCTCGCTTAATGGCGTGATACTCCCAGAATTAGGCATTGTCGTGCCGATTTTGCTACTTTTAGTATTTGCGATTT
- the pth gene encoding aminoacyl-tRNA hydrolase: protein MILLVGLGNPGEKYSHTRHNVGFMLIDALLNGGGFSDVSGAKFQGELYKKGSLLLLKPQTFMNLSGNAVKAVCDFYKPDRVIVIHDDIDLALGAIKFKLGGSAGGHNGLKSIDNLIGTQYERVRIGVGKKPEGWDAANFVLAKFGDDDTEKLSQILEYAKKAVNELIRSDIDEISQKFTIKKVTQ, encoded by the coding sequence ATGATACTGCTCGTCGGACTTGGTAATCCAGGGGAGAAGTATTCTCACACTAGGCATAATGTAGGATTTATGCTAATCGACGCTCTGCTAAATGGTGGCGGTTTTAGCGATGTTAGCGGAGCGAAATTCCAAGGTGAGCTTTATAAAAAAGGCTCACTTCTACTTCTTAAACCTCAAACTTTTATGAATTTAAGCGGAAATGCTGTCAAAGCGGTTTGCGATTTTTACAAACCTGATAGAGTTATCGTAATCCACGATGATATTGATTTAGCACTTGGTGCGATTAAATTTAAGCTTGGCGGAAGCGCTGGCGGGCACAACGGGCTTAAATCAATCGACAATCTAATCGGAACCCAGTATGAAAGAGTGCGTATCGGCGTGGGCAAAAAGCCAGAAGGCTGGGATGCTGCAAATTTTGTTTTGGCTAAATTTGGGGACGATGATACGGAAAAACTAAGCCAAATTTTAGAGTATGCCAAAAAGGCTGTAAATGAGCTAATTCGTAGCGATATAGATGAAATTTCGCAAAAATTCACGATAAAAAAGGTAACACAATGA
- a CDS encoding 50S ribosomal protein L25/general stress protein Ctc, with amino-acid sequence MLEGIVRDSIGKKASKSLKRDGYLIANIYAKGLQNINAAFKTNDFIKAVRSKNTLPFEVKVGDSTYKVVVQEYQKHPVTNALTHVDLRVVDDNVVSKYLVPVYTTGIAKGLKNKGVLVQSKRRLAVKCAGKDLPDSFTLDVTELDLGDFILVRDIPVKDGVSIIMDGSVAVVGVTSAK; translated from the coding sequence ATGTTAGAAGGTATCGTTAGAGATAGTATCGGTAAAAAGGCTTCTAAGTCTTTAAAACGAGATGGTTATCTAATCGCTAATATTTATGCGAAAGGATTACAAAATATAAATGCTGCGTTTAAAACAAACGATTTTATCAAAGCAGTTCGCAGCAAAAATACTTTGCCTTTTGAGGTAAAAGTGGGCGATAGCACATACAAAGTAGTGGTGCAAGAATACCAAAAACACCCTGTAACAAACGCCCTAACTCATGTTGATTTACGCGTAGTAGATGATAATGTAGTTAGCAAATATCTTGTTCCAGTTTATACGACAGGTATCGCAAAAGGCCTAAAAAACAAAGGTGTTTTAGTCCAATCAAAACGCCGCTTAGCTGTAAAATGTGCTGGTAAAGATCTACCAGATAGCTTTACGCTAGATGTTACAGAGCTAGATTTGGGCGATTTTATCCTAGTTCGCGATATCCCTGTAAAAGATGGCGTAAGCATTATCATGGATGGCTCTGTTGCAGTTGTCGGAGTAACTTCGGCTAAATAG
- a CDS encoding type IV pilus twitching motility protein PilT, which yields MADAIDYSQYQVDVSTLDFKQRDRLDKFLNFLVQNGGSDLHLKAGSVVRGRINGELVKFTKDPYLKEDMMTLAKELLKTRFPEMIKNKSVDFTYKLNDEYRFRVNIFFQIDGVSAVFRTIPVRIPTIDELGLPKSIKEICDTAMRGVVLLTGPTGSGKTTTIASMLNRINHARTSHIVTIEDPVEFVFKDDKCIINQRAIGEDCNTFADSLRAALREDPDVIFVGEMRDLVTIETALHAAETGHLVFSTVHTIDAKETINRIVAMFEQAEQERIRMTLASVIEAVISQRLARTIDGKRVAVVEILRKNTRIRDMILEGRDSEIPDAIADGRNTYGMQTFDQHLLDLYVQEVITRDEALDKASKRNDLELKMKNADLAKKRGIMLANGEDIPDQLAEEVVQLQDIRR from the coding sequence ATGGCTGACGCAATTGATTATTCACAATATCAAGTCGATGTAAGCACGCTGGATTTTAAGCAACGCGATAGACTTGATAAATTTTTGAATTTTTTGGTTCAAAACGGCGGTAGCGACTTGCACCTAAAAGCAGGTTCTGTGGTGCGCGGTAGGATTAATGGTGAGCTTGTAAAATTTACAAAAGATCCTTATCTTAAAGAGGATATGATGACTTTGGCAAAAGAGCTTTTAAAAACTCGTTTCCCAGAGATGATTAAAAATAAAAGCGTGGATTTTACATACAAATTAAACGACGAATACCGCTTTCGTGTAAATATCTTTTTCCAAATTGACGGCGTAAGTGCGGTATTTAGAACGATTCCGGTAAGAATTCCTACAATTGATGAGCTAGGACTTCCAAAAAGTATCAAAGAGATCTGCGATACTGCTATGCGTGGCGTCGTGCTTCTAACTGGCCCAACAGGTAGCGGTAAAACAACCACAATCGCTTCTATGCTAAATCGCATAAACCACGCTAGAACGAGCCATATCGTTACGATTGAAGATCCGGTTGAGTTCGTTTTCAAAGATGATAAATGTATCATCAACCAACGCGCTATCGGCGAGGACTGCAACACTTTCGCTGATTCGCTTCGTGCGGCACTGCGCGAGGACCCTGATGTTATCTTTGTGGGCGAGATGCGCGACCTTGTTACGATTGAGACTGCATTGCATGCCGCTGAGACTGGTCACCTTGTCTTTTCTACCGTGCATACAATCGACGCCAAAGAGACAATCAACCGTATCGTTGCGATGTTTGAACAAGCAGAGCAAGAGCGTATCCGTATGACACTAGCTAGCGTTATCGAGGCTGTAATCTCGCAACGCCTTGCGCGCACAATTGATGGAAAACGCGTGGCGGTAGTTGAAATTTTGCGTAAAAATACCCGTATTAGAGATATGATTTTAGAAGGACGCGACTCTGAAATTCCAGACGCAATCGCTGATGGACGCAATACTTATGGTATGCAAACCTTCGATCAACACCTGCTTGATCTGTATGTCCAAGAGGTGATTACGAGAGATGAAGCACTTGATAAGGCCTCTAAACGCAACGACTTAGAGCTAAAAATGAAAAACGCAGACCTAGCGAAAAAACGCGGTATTATGCTCGCAAACGGCGAGGATATCCCAGATCAACTCGCAGAAGAAGTCGTTCAACTCCAAGATATTCGTCGTTAA
- a CDS encoding transaldolase, with protein sequence MYNDDIKFSLWCDFIERDFIAKEFGEFLAKGTFNGATSNPSIFKNAITTSQAYGAQKAKFAHKNTKKLYEILAITDIKNAANALLANYAKGDDGFISIEVDPSISDDAEAMIKEGKRLFAQIAMPNVMIKVPATQAGYETMRALTRRGINVNATLIFSPEQTAKCLEAIKEGTSEFAAKFEGAKLPQSVISIFVSRFDRALDEDMKKAGLEPAKIGIMNATKCYNIIAKENLPFVRALFASTGVKGGEIPADYYIKELLYPLSVNTAPLDTIKAFIGAKCEPKTPFSDEEIDKFFADVAQKAGIDMDKIYKKLLKDGLVAFEQAFDEIMTTLEKEK encoded by the coding sequence ATGTATAACGACGATATCAAATTTAGCTTGTGGTGCGATTTTATCGAGCGCGATTTTATCGCAAAGGAATTTGGCGAATTTCTCGCAAAAGGCACATTTAACGGCGCGACCTCAAATCCCTCTATTTTCAAAAACGCCATTACCACCTCCCAAGCTTACGGCGCGCAAAAGGCGAAATTTGCGCACAAAAATACAAAAAAGCTTTATGAAATTTTAGCTATAACTGATATCAAAAACGCCGCAAATGCGCTTTTGGCAAACTACGCTAAGGGCGATGACGGCTTTATTAGTATCGAAGTAGATCCTAGTATCTCAGATGATGCAGAGGCTATGATAAAAGAGGGCAAAAGGCTGTTTGCGCAAATCGCAATGCCAAATGTGATGATAAAAGTCCCAGCGACCCAGGCTGGATACGAGACGATGAGAGCTTTGACGAGGCGGGGTATAAATGTAAATGCGACCTTGATTTTCTCGCCAGAGCAAACCGCAAAATGCCTAGAAGCGATTAAAGAGGGCACGAGCGAGTTCGCGGCTAAATTTGAAGGCGCAAAACTGCCACAATCTGTGATTAGCATTTTTGTTAGCCGTTTTGATAGAGCCCTTGATGAGGATATGAAAAAAGCTGGCTTAGAGCCTGCAAAAATCGGCATTATGAACGCTACGAAATGCTATAATATAATCGCAAAGGAAAATTTGCCGTTTGTTAGGGCACTTTTTGCTAGCACGGGCGTAAAAGGTGGCGAAATCCCTGCGGATTATTATATAAAAGAGCTTTTGTATCCGCTTAGCGTAAATACTGCCCCGCTTGATACAATCAAGGCTTTCATAGGGGCAAAATGTGAGCCAAAAACTCCATTTAGCGATGAGGAAATTGATAAATTTTTCGCCGATGTCGCGCAAAAGGCTGGCATTGATATGGATAAAATTTACAAAAAGCTTTTAAAAGATGGCTTGGTGGCTTTCGAACAAGCATTTGATGAGATTATGACAACACTTGAAAAGGAGAAATAA
- the serB gene encoding phosphoserine phosphatase SerB, which yields MIKLCVFDFDSTLMDGETITNFAKSVGKEKEVKEITKRAMAGEIDFFESLQERAMFLKGMKFSDMQKIAQNLPFVPGAKELISYLKAKGITVVVFSGGFHVATDWAKEVLGFDASFANILHRKDGVLTGHVGGEMMFGYSKGVVLQQLKAILHLSADEVMCVGDGANDVAMFREAGLRIAFCANEILKKEATHCVDKKDLREIMQYV from the coding sequence ATGATAAAACTTTGTGTGTTTGATTTCGATTCTACGCTTATGGACGGGGAGACGATAACGAATTTTGCAAAAAGCGTAGGAAAAGAAAAAGAGGTTAAAGAGATTACAAAGCGCGCAATGGCGGGCGAGATTGATTTTTTCGAGAGTTTGCAAGAGCGGGCTATGTTTTTAAAGGGTATGAAATTTTCGGATATGCAAAAAATCGCGCAAAATTTGCCCTTTGTGCCAGGCGCAAAAGAGCTTATAAGCTACCTCAAAGCCAAGGGAATTACCGTTGTGGTGTTTAGTGGTGGATTTCATGTGGCGACAGACTGGGCAAAAGAGGTGCTAGGATTTGATGCGAGTTTTGCCAATATCTTGCACCGAAAAGACGGCGTTTTAACCGGTCATGTGGGCGGAGAGATGATGTTTGGCTACTCCAAAGGCGTGGTCTTGCAACAGCTCAAAGCGATTTTGCATTTAAGTGCAGATGAGGTTATGTGTGTGGGAGATGGGGCAAACGATGTGGCAATGTTTAGGGAAGCGGGGCTAAGAATCGCGTTTTGCGCCAATGAAATTTTGAAAAAAGAGGCAACTCATTGCGTGGATAAAAAAGATTTAAGGGAGATAATGCAGTATGTATAA